Below is a window of Acidobacteriota bacterium DNA.
AACGCGGCCGGCGGTGACGCTGGCCGTGGGCGGCACGACGAAAGTCGATTTCGAGTTGAATGTGGGGTCGGTCGCCGAGTCGATCACCGTCGCCGGGGCGGCGCCGCTGGTGCAGCCGACGGAGAATACGGTCCAGGTTGTGGTGGCCAACCAGCGAGTGCAGGAACTGCCGACCAAGAGCCGCGACTTCATGGATCTGATGC
It encodes the following:
- a CDS encoding carboxypeptidase-like regulatory domain-containing protein; amino-acid sequence: MSVRNNATGATREALTNEVGAFRFSGLPPSNYSVTVEFPGFQTVTRPAVTLAVGGTTKVDFELNVGSVAESITVAGAAPLVQPTENTVQVVVANQRVQELPTKSRDFMDLM